A part of Paenibacillus donghaensis genomic DNA contains:
- a CDS encoding EutN/CcmL family microcompartment protein, with product MHLATVIGKVVSTQKCEKLIGAKLLMIKSVDEKRRITGDEVFVAIDMVGAGMGDLVLIDWGSSMYEDIRLSADMSIVGIVDDLQTDEGRGTEAEE from the coding sequence ATGCATCTGGCTACAGTAATCGGCAAGGTCGTCTCTACCCAGAAATGTGAGAAGCTGATCGGCGCCAAGCTGCTTATGATCAAATCAGTGGACGAGAAGCGCAGAATTACCGGTGATGAAGTGTTCGTTGCCATTGATATGGTTGGCGCGGGAATGGGGGACCTGGTGCTGATTGACTGGGGCAGCTCCATGTATGAGGACATCCGCTTATCCGCAGATATGTCGATTGTCGGGATTGTGGACGATTTGCAGACCGACGAAGGGCGTGGAACGGAGGCAGAGGAATGA